A genome region from Brassica oleracea var. oleracea cultivar TO1000 chromosome C2, BOL, whole genome shotgun sequence includes the following:
- the LOC106327098 gene encoding importin-5-like has product MATDANQQAQLAMVLGSDTAPFETLISHLMSSSNEQRSSAEALFNLAKQTNPDTLALKLAHLLQLSPHPEGRAMAAVLLRKLLTRDDAYLWPRLSLPTQSSLKSSMMSCIQREEAKSISKKICDTVSELASGILPENGWPELLPFVFQCVASDSSKLQESAFLILAQLSQYVGETLTPHIKHLHGVFLQCLSSNAVSSDVKIAALNAVISFVQCLSNSTERDRFQDVLPAMIRTLTESLNNGNEATAQEALELFIELAGTEPRFLRRQLVDIVASMLQIAEAESLEESTRHLAVEFLVTLAEARERAPGMVRKLPQFIDRLFAALMKMLEDIEDDPAWYSAETEDEDAGETSNYSMGQECLDRLAIALGGNTIVPVAYQQFSAYLVASEWQKHHASLIALAQIAEGCSKVMIKNLEQVVSMILSQFQSPHPRVRWAAINAIGQLSTDLGPDLQNQHHQRVLPALAAAMDDIQNPRVQAHAASAVLNFSENCTPEILAPYLDGIVSKLLVLLQNGKQMVQEGALTALASVADSSQEHFQKYYDVVMPYLKTILMNATDKSKRMLRAKSMECISLVGMAVGKDRFKQDAIQVMEVLMSLQGSELEADDPITSYMLQAWARLCKCLGQEFLPYMSVVMPPLLQSAQLKPDVTITSADSEDEADDSDDESMETIILGDKRIGIKTSVLEEKATACNMLCCYADELKEGFFPWVDQVALTLVPLLKFYFHEEVRRAAVSAMPELMRSAKLAIEKGQPGGPDISYLKQISDYIIPAMLEALHKEPDTEICVSMLEALNECLQISGNLLDEGKIRSIIDEVKQVMTASSSRKQERGERANAEDFDAEEGELIKEENEQEEEIFDQVGEILGTLVKTFKASFLPYFDELSSYLTPMWGRDKTAEERRIAICIFDDVAEQCRDAAFKYYDTYLPFVLEACNDESADVRQAAVYGLGVCAEFGGSVFKPLVGEALSRLNVVIQHPNARQSENAMAYDNAVSAVGKICQFHRDSIDSSQVLPAWLNCLPISNDVMEAKVVHDQLCSMVERQDVDLLGPNNQYLPKILTVFAEVLTRKDVVTEETGGRMVNIIRQLQQTLPQSALSSIWSTLKPEQQMALQSMLSS; this is encoded by the exons ATGGCTACCGACGCGAATCAGCAAGCCCAGCTCGCGATGGTCCTCGGCTCCGATACGGCGCCGTTCGAGACTCTCATCTCCCACCTCATGTCCTCATCCAACGAGCAGCGCTCCTCCGCGGAGGCTCTCTTCAATCTCGCCAAGCAGACCAATCCAGACACCCTCGCCTTGAAGCTCGCTCACCTCCTCCAGCTCTCCCCTCACCCCGAGGGCCGCGCCATGGCCGCCGTCCTCCTCCGCAAGCTCCTCACGCGGGACGACGCTTACCTGTGGCCGCGCCTCTCCCTCCCCACTCAATCCTCCCTCAAATCGTCGATGATGTCTTGCATCCAGCGCGAGGAGGCGAAATCGATCTCGAAGAAGATCTGCGACACGGTCTCCGAGCTTGCCTCCGGGATCCTCCCGGAGAACGGATGGCCTGAGCTGTTACCGTTCGTTTTCCAGTGCGTGGCGTCGGATTCGTCGAAACTGCAGGAATCGGCGTTTTTGATCTTGGCGCAATTGTCTCAGTACGTTGGGGAGACTCTGACTCCTCACATCAAGCATCTACACGGCGTCTTCCTCCAGTGCTTGAGTAGTAACGCCGTTAGCTCCGACGTTAAAATCGCGGCGCTTAACGCCGTTATTAGTTTTGTTCAGTGTCTGTCAAACTCCACGGAGCGTGATAGGTTCCAAGACGTTTTGCCTGCGATGATCAGGACGTTGACCGAGTCCCTCAACAACGGGAACGAAGCGACCGCGCAGGAGGCGCTTGAGCTTTTCATCGAATTGGCTGGTACCGAGCCACGGTTCCTTAGACGGCAGCTTGTTGATATCGTTGCCTCGATGCTTCAGATCGCTGAGGCTGAATCCCTAGAGGAGAGCACGCGCCACCTGGCGGTTGAGTTTCTGGTGACTCTGGCTGAGGCGCGTGAGCGTGCTCCTGGGATGGTTAGGAAACTGCCTCAGTTTATTGACAGGTTGTTTGCGGCTCTTATGAAGATGCTCGAGGATATCGAGGACGATCCTGCTTGGTACAGCGCTGAGACTGAGGACGAGGACGCTGGTGAGACGAGCAACTACAGTATGGGTCAAGAGTGTTTGGATCGGTTAGCGATTGCCTTGGGAGGGAACACTATTGTTCCGGTTGCGTATCAGCAGTTTTCTGCTTACTTGGTTGCCTCTGAGTGGCAGAAGCACCACGCTTCTTTGATTGCGCTTGCTCAGATTGCTGAAGGTTGCTCGAAG GTGATGATTAAAAATCTAGAGCAAGTGGTGTCCATGATCTTGAGCCAATTTCAAAGTCCTCATCCTCGCGTAAGGTGGGCAGCCATTAATGCGATTGGACAGTTGTCTACAGATTTGGGTCCAGATTTGCAGAACCAACATCATCAGAGAGTGCTCCCTGCACTTGCTGCTGCTATGGATGATATCCAGAATCCACGAGTGCAG GCTCATGCTGCTTCAGCAGTACTCAACTTTAGTGAAAATTGTACGCCTGAAATACTGGCACCTTATTTAGACGGAATTGTGAGCAAATTGCTTGTGCTCCTACAA AATGGAAAGCAAATGGTGCAAGAAGGAGCGTTGACAGCTCTTGCTTCAGTTGCTGATTCATCGCAG GAACACTTCCAAAAGTACTATGATGTTGTCATGCCTTATCTCAAAACTATTTTGATGAACGCAACTGACAAATCAAAGCGGATGCTTCGTGCCAAATCCATGGAATGCATCAGTCTTGTTGGAATGGCAGTTGGAAAGGACAGATTTAAGCAAGATGCTATCCAG GTCATGGAAGTGCTTATGTCATTGCAAGGTTCTGAATTGGAGGCAGATGATCCAATAACGAGTTATATGTTACAG GCATGGGCTCGGCTTTGCAAGTGTCTAGGCCAAGAGTTCCTCCCATACATGAGTGTGGTGATGCCTCCTTTGCTTCAGTCAGCTCAACTTAAACCAGATGTAACAATTACATCTGCTGATTCAGAAGATGAAGCAGATGATTCTGATGATGAAAG CATGGAGACGATTATCCTGGGGGACAAAAGAATAGGAATCAAAACGAGTGTCCTAGAGGAAAAAGCCACAGCTTGTAACATGCTTTGTTGCTATGCTGATGAGTTAAAAGAAGGATTTTTTCCCTGGGTTGATCAG GTTGCACTTACACTGGTTCCTTTGCTAAAATTCTATTTTCACGAAGAAGTTAGAAGAGCTGCTGTGTCAG CCATGCCGGAACTAATGCGCTCAGCCAAACTGGCAATAGAGAAAGGACAACCCGGTGGGCCCGATATATCATATTTGAAGCAGATTTCTGACTACATTATTCCAGCCATGCTGGAAGCTTTGCATAAA GAGCCTGATACAGAGATCTGTGTCAGTATGTTGGAAGCTCTCAATGAATGCTTGCAG ATCTCTGGAAATCTTTTGGACGAAGGGAAAATTAGATCCATAATTGATGAAGTAAAGCAAGTGATGACAGCAAGCTCTAGTAGGAAGCAAGAGAGGGGAGAGAGGGCCAATGCTGAAGATTTTGACGCTGAAGAGGGAGAGCTCATTAAAGAGGAAAATGAGCAAGAGGAAGAAATTTTTGATCAG GTTGGAGAAATATTGGGAACACTGGTAAAGACATTCAAGGCCTCGTTTCTGCCTTACTTCGATGAATTATCCTCTTATTTAACTCCTATGTGG GGAAGGGATAAAACAGCTGAAGAGAGAAGGATTGCAATATGCATCTTTGATGATGTTGCTGAACAGTGCCGTGACGCTGCCTTTAA ATATTATGATACTTATCTTCCATTCGTACTGGAAGCTTGCAATGACGAGAGCGCAGATGTTCGACAG GCTGCCGTTTATGGGCTTGGTGTTTGTGCTGAGTTTGGCGGATCTGTATTCAAGCCTCTTGTTGGAG AGGCCCTGTCAAGATTAAATGTTGTGATACAGCATCCAAATGCTCGGCAGTCCGAAAATGCCATGGCATATGATAATGCTGTATCCGCTGTGGGAAAGATCTGCCAATTTCACCGTGACAGTATTGATTCTTCTCAG GTACTTCCTGCGTGGTTGAACTGTTTGCCTATAAGTAATGATGTCATGGAAGCCAAAGTGGTTCATGATCAGCTCTGCTCAATGGTTGAGAG GCAAGATGTGGACCTTTTAGGCCCCAATAACCAGTATCTCCCAAAAATCTTAACAGTATTTGCTGAG GTCCTTACAAGGAAAGATGTGGTGACGGAAGAGACGGGAGGTCGTATGGTGAATATAATAAGGCAACTGCAGCAAACACTGCCACAATCGGCATTGTCCTCAATATGGTCAACATTGAAACCCGAGCAGCAAATGGCTCTCCAATCCATGCTTTCCTCCTAA
- the LOC106327696 gene encoding uncharacterized protein LOC106327696 yields the protein MALHRFSFSTLFLLSLTLLTTTTLSLSTVYDLLPKYGLPSGLLPDSVTNFTLSDDGRFVVRLARSCEIEFDYRVRYDRTVSGRISYGSITELEGIQVKRLFIWLDVDEIKVDLPPTDSIYFKVGFINKKLGIDQFKTVHSCGVSGCSWKSFLQLPGMVNEAEMLITE from the exons ATGGCCCTCCACCGCTTCTCTTTCTCAACCCTCTTCCTCCTCTCTCTCACCCTCCTCACCACAACGACCCTCTCCCTCTCCACCGTCTACGACCTCCTCCCCAAATACGGCCTCCCGAGCGGCCTCTTGCCGGACTCCGTCACCAACTTCACCCTCTCCGACGACGGCCGGTTCGTCGTCCGCTTAGCCAGGTCCTGCGAAATCGAATTCGACTACCGCGTTCGCTACGACAGGACCGTGTCCGGACGCATCAGCTACGGCTCCATCACCGAGCTCGAGGGCATTCAGGTGAAGCGGCTCTTTATCTGGTTGGATGTGGATGAGATCAAGGTCGATCTGCCTCCCACGGATTCGATCTACTTCAAGGTTGGGTTTATCAACAAGAAGCTTGGTATTGACCAGTTCAAGACTGTGCATTCGTGCGGCGTCTCTGGATGTTCTTGGAAGAGTTTTCTCCAG CTTCCAGGAATGGTGAATGAAGCTGAGATGCTAATCACCGAGTAA
- the LOC106326137 gene encoding repetitive proline-rich cell wall protein 1-like, which translates to MVSRRFFFTFFCLFATLIAVAKGNDNSRKLLTSYRPQYSPPSSPVYRYPVAPPTPVYKPPVAPPTPVYKPPVAVPPPSPKPQAAYYYRRSPPPPPARHGRVYPPPPSKPWWWYLRR; encoded by the coding sequence ATGGTTTCCCGAAGGTTTTTCTTCACTTTCTTTTGTCTCTTTGCAACGTTAATCGCAGTTGCTAAAGGAAACGACAACAGCAGAAAGCTATTGACAAGTTACCGGCCACAATATTCTCCTCCTTCATCTCCGGTTTATCGTTATCCTGTTGCTCCTCCTACTCCGGTCTATAAACCTCCTGTTGCTCCTCCTACTCCGGTTTATAAACCTCCAGTTGCTGTTCCTCCTCCTTCTCCTAAACCACAAGCCGCCTACTACTACAGGAGGTCTCCACCACCACCACCCGCTAGACATGGAAGGGTGTATCCACCTCCTCCTTCCAAACCATGGTGGTGGTATTTGAGGCGTTAA
- the LOC106327695 gene encoding uncharacterized protein LOC106327695, producing the protein MVGALFVVGSSVMDSCLCKDAHTRSKKKILGSARKLELGSSFAGSGIVFRLSSKRVPRIANPRSKRKLLIVNEDVAGNYDDTFGDVKTQLINYFTYKAVRTVLHQLYEMNPPRYTWFYNYVVSNRPTDGKRFLRKLGKENQELAERVMITRLHLYGKWIKKCDHGKIYQDISDENLALMRERLMETVIWPSDDSSSELIG; encoded by the exons ATGGTGGGTGCCCTGTTTGTTGTTGGCTCATCGGTGATGGATTCATGTTTATGTAAGGATGCTCACACGAGGAGCAAGAAGAAGATCCTTGGCAGTGCAAGAAAGCTGGAACTAGGGAGCTCCTTTGCTGGCTCGGGCATTGTTTTCAGGCTTTCTTCGAAGCGTGTACCGAGGATAGCGAATCCGAGGAGCAAAAGGAAGCTCTTGATTGTGAACGAGGACGTTGCTGGGAACTACGATGATACCTTTGGAGATGTCAAAACG CAACTTATTAACTATTTTACATATAAAGCTGTGAGGACGGTTCTTCATCAGCTCTACGAAATGAATCCTCCCCGGTACACTTGGTTCTATAA TTACGTCGTATCAAACAGACCAACCGATGGTAAACGTTTCCTCCGCAAACTCGGCAAG GAAAATCAGGAGCTTGCGGAAAGAGTGATGATCACGCGGCTCCACTTGTATGGCAAGTGGATCAAG AAATGCGACCATGGGAAGATATACCAAGATATATCCGATGAGAACTTGGCGTTGATGCGTGAACGCCTCATGGAGACCGTGATATGGCCTTCTGATGACTCCAGCTCAGAGTTAATTGGCTGA
- the LOC106323282 gene encoding uncharacterized protein At4g04775-like yields the protein MAGGQSNTSGDSRGSSSGRRPSRGAGRFFGVPKKCWCGELMVTLTSKSDQNPYRRYLRSSNDNHIFKWVDEALLNEVDTLLLKNARLEEVINEMASKSVFERTETEIMATVEDALAEASAKMKNTMIVVVIGSLTLVGMMGVMCLMRN from the exons ATGGCTGGAGGTCAGAGCAACACGTCTGGAGATTCGAGGGGATCATCATCTGGTCGTCGACCCTCAAGAGGTGCTGGAAGATTTTTCGGTGTTCCTAAGAAATGTTGGTGTGGTGAGCTAATGGTGACGTTGACGTCCAAGTCCGACCAGAATCCATACCGGAGATACTTGCGAT CTTCAAACGATAATCATATCTTTAAGTGGGTGGATGAGGCTTTGTTGAACGAGGTTGATACACTTTTACTTAAAAATGCAAGACTTGAAGAAGTGATTAATGAGATGGCATCAAAGAGTGTCTTTGAGAGGACTGAAACAGAGATAATGGCGACGGTTGAAGATGCATTGGCTGAAGCAAGTGCAAAGATGAAGAATACAATGATCGTGGTTGTGATTGGAAGCTTGACCTTGGTTGGTATGATGGGAGTTATGTGTCTGATGAGAAACTGA
- the LOC106327504 gene encoding ethylene-responsive transcription factor RAP2-11-like yields the protein MYSYKYLHFNHLCTTDSYKKKMEQKTTQKKKTKEKSKDNNKKTKFVGVRQRPSGKWVAEIKDTTQKIRMWLGTFETAEEAARAYDEAACLLRGSNTRTNFANHFPNNSQLSLKIRNLLHQKQSMKQQQQKQHNKHISSIAECNINYTSPATSPTASTTTTMMPLNDVYRPDSTIISQPETESIHLPYSCTFVSGFNHLVPMTHGGEETHEHLNNPYSADQHLGLADIEREISASLYAMNGATTYYNNMNAEYAIFDPTDPIWDLPSLSQLFCPI from the coding sequence ATGTATTCTTATAAATACTTACATTTCAACCATCTCTGTACAACAGATTCATACAAAAAAAAAATGGAACAAAAAACAACCCAAAAGAAGAAAACAAAAGAAAAGAGCAAAGACAACAACAAAAAGACCAAGTTCGTTGGAGTCAGGCAAAGGCCTTCAGGAAAATGGGTGGCAGAGATCAAAGACACCACACAAAAGATACGAATGTGGCTTGGAACCTTTGAAACCGCAGAAGAAGCTGCTCGAGCCTACGATGAAGCTGCCTGTCTCTTACGTGGCTCCAATACTCGCACCAATTTCGCTAACCATTTTCCAAACAACTCGCAGTTGTCTTTGAAGATCAGAAACCTCCTTCACCAGAAGCAGAGCATGAAACAACAACAACAAAAGCAACACAACAAACATATCTCTTCTATCGCCGAATGCAACATCAATTACACTTCGCCTGCTACTAGTCCGACGGCCAGTACCACGACCACAATGATGCCGCTCAATGATGTGTACCGCCCTGATTCAACTATCATATCACAACCAGAAACTGAAAGTATCCACCTTCCTTACTCTTGTACCTTTGTCTCTGGATTCAACCACCTGGTCCCTATGACTCATGGAGGGGAGGAAACGCATGAACATCTCAACAATCCGTACTCAGCCGATCAACATTTGGGTCTAGCTGATATCGAAAGAGAAATATCTGCGTCCCTATATGCAATGAATGGAGCTACCACATACTACAACAACATGAATGCAGAATATGCAATTTTCGATCCTACGGATCCCATTTGGGATCTCCCTTCACTATCTCAACTCTTCTGCCCTATATGA
- the LOC106326205 gene encoding homeobox-leucine zipper protein HDG8-like, with the protein MDYDGDGSQDNEHYTSVNAMSKEKRICHRHSPQQIQMLEAYFRECPHPNESQRQKFCNELNLEINQVKFWFQNKRTQRKAQDERTSNILLRAENEKLQCENAAMLEALKNVTCPPCGGPPFGREEREPNLHKLRLENPLFKAESDSLAAAKNKYQQTMLDSLTSVQRRQTFEALTSYGMNPYNPFEQPSPSESQTIQPQLLPQMDIPQLSETAAIAVEELKQLFLTDEALWVMSSIDGTYVIDQESYEKFSHSIKHFRNLSARVESSKDVTVVPIEATSLIDMFLDLEKWKMLFPTIVNKAKTIHTLGSELPIKENCNVLQMIWEQLHILSPLVPPREFMIVRCCQQIGERLWIIADVSQHIVNSDQSISPSCYKRPSGCLIRSLPNAHTEVRWIEHVEVDHTADTHRMYRELVSGGSGYGARRWIVTLERMCERMALSTILIMPATDWSETIPTVEGRKSVMKLGERMVKIFNEMLIMSGKVEFPQQSKCGVRISIRMNMEPGQLPGLVVSAASCLSIPLTPLQVFNSLRSNDTRHQWDVLCHGNAITETARISTGSSGTNYINLLQPTPPWDIGQNMVQEPHKKMMVLQECYMDALGGMIVYSPLDMATMSIAASGEVDPLNIPILPSGFTISSDNNRGTVLMLAFQILISDENSKTRNVSENAADRVSRLISQTVQSIKVMLNCPPE; encoded by the exons ATGGATTATGATGGTGATGGAAGCCAAGACAACGAACACTATACTTCAGTAAACGCCATGTCAAAAGAGAAGAGGATTTGTCATCGTCACAGTCCTCAACAGATCCAGATGCTAGAAGC GTATTTCAGAGAATGTCCTCATCCAAACGAATCACAGAGACAAAAGTTCTGCAATGAGTTAAACCTTGAGATAAACCAAGTCAAATTTTGGTTTCAGAACAAAAGAACTCAACGCAAA GCTCAAGATGAGAGAACTTCAAACATATTGCTTCGTGCAGAAAATGAAAAGCTCCAATGTGAAAATGCTGCGATGTTAGAGGCTTTAAAGAATGTGACTTGTCCACCTTGTGGCGGTCCTCCATTCGGCAGAGAGGAACGCGAACCTAATCTCCATAAGCTGCGTCTAGAAAACCCTCTCTTCAAAGCGGAG AGTGACAGCTTGGCGGCAGCCAAGAACAAGTATCAACAAACCATGTTGGACTCACTCACTTCTGTTCAAAGACGGCAAACTTTTGAAGCTCTCACCTCATACGGAATGAATCCATACAATCCCTTCGAGCAACCTAGCCCATCAGAATCTCAAACCATCCAACCACAACTACTACCCCAAATGGATATACCGCAGCTGTCTGAAACTGCGGCAATTGCGGTTGAAGAGCTTAAGCAGCTATTTCTTACCGATGAAGCTCTTTGGGTTATGTCGTCTATCGATGGAACATATGTGATTGATCAAGAGAGCTATGAGAAGTTCTCGCACTCAATCAAACATTTCAGGAACTTGAGTGCTCGTGTCGAGTCTTCTAAAGATGTCACGGTGGTTCCTATTGAGGCAACAAGCTTGATTGATATGTTCTTAGATTTG GAGAAATGGAAAATGCTTTTTCCAACGATCGTGAACAAGGCCAAGACGATTCATACGCTCGGATCCGAGCTTCCAATAAAAGAAAACTGCAATGTCTTGCAAATG ATATGGGAGCAACTACACATATTGTCGCCACTAGTGCCACCAAGGGAGTTTATGATTGTAAGATGCTGCCAACAGATCGGTGAAAGGCTCTGGATTATTGCTGATGTGTCACAACACATCGTTAACTCTGACCAATCGATCAGTCCATCTTGTTATAAACGTCCTTCTGGTTGTCTCATCCGATCCTTGCCCAATGCTCACACCGAG GTAAGGTGGATAGAGCATGTGGAAGTGGACCATACAGCCGATACACATAGGATGTATCGAGAGCTTGTAAGCGGCGGTTCGGGCTATGGAGCTAGGCGTTGGATCGTCACCCTTGAGAGAATGTGTGAGAGAATGGCTCTCTCCACCATCCTAATCATGCCGGCTACTGACTGGAGTGAAA CTATACCGACAGTGGAAGGAAGAAAGAGTGTGATGAAATTAGGGGAAAGAATGGTAAAAATCTTCAACGAAATGTTGATCATGTCCGGAAAAGTTGAGTTCCCGCAGCAATCGAAATGTGGAGTCAGAATCTCGATCCGGATGAACATGGAACCCGGTCAACTACCCGGTTTAGTTGTCAGTGCTGCATCTTGTCTCTCAATCCCTCTCACTCCTTTGCAAGTCTTCAACAGCCTGAGAAGCAACGACACTCGTCACCAG TGGGACGTTCTTTGTCATGGAAACGCTATCACTGAGACCGCTCGCATTTCCACCGGATCAAGTGGAACAAACTACATCAACCTACTCCAG CCTACGCCACCGTGGGATATTGGACAAAATATGGTACAAGAACCACACAAGAAGATGATGGTGCTACAAGAGTGTTACATGGACGCATTAGGAGGCATGATAGTGTACTCTCCTCTCGACATGGCTACAATGAGTATCGCTGCCTCTGGGGAAGTCGACCCCTTGAATATTCCAATCCTTCCTTCTGGCTTCACCATCTCAAGCGACAACAATCGGGGAACTGTACTCATGTTGGCTTTTCAGATCCTTATCTCTGATGAAAACAGTAAGACCAGAAATGTGAGTGAGAATGCAGCGGACAGAGTGAGTAGATTGATCAGCCAAACTGTTCAAAGCATCAAGGTCATGCTCAATTGTCCTCCTGAGTGA